GATATCTAAATTAAAAAATGACCCTTGATTGAGCAAGAATTAATAAACAAACATTAAACTGCatgtaatctaaaatttaaaaaataagatttgattCTAAACAACCTAATTTACTTATTAAGTTAGAGCCTAGCCAATTAGGCTTGCACAACAATTGAGCTAGATCTACTAGATCAGGCAATTGTAAATGGTAGCTATAACAGAATTGTAGAAAGAAACACATGTAGATTAAGTCCACCTATATTACAAGACATGTAATTCAACATGTCAACTAAAACTGATGACACGAATTTCAGTCTTAAATTGTCAACCAATGAAAAGGACTGCAAGGAATGCTTATGCTACGTTGTTCTAATCAAGGATATTAACCACCAAATTATGTCCAATTAAGGATTACTGTACATTTACTTGTTTAGCTTTAAAAGAGCTGAGCTACTTACAAAACCGAAGCCTCCAAGCCTGTGGGTCTCTCCATAGACAGCATAACCATCGTGCCGTGAAAGAAATAACCGTAGATATGGAGTCTCGAGGTAAGCAGCGGTGATGTTTCCACTCTCAAAAGCTTTGGGATAGTTTTCTGCCGCTCCAAGCTTCTCAATCATTTCTTGTTTATAGCCTAGCACATTTGTAGGTACTTTACAACAAACGAGTCACCATCACACCCAACCCTCCTGTGATCTACCATCAGTTCAACCTTTTGGTTAGTCATGATAGAACTAAGGGTGGCAGTATAGCTGGAAACCAGAATCATTACACAAAAGAGCCATGGTATGACGACTGTTCTGGTGTAGTAACTATAGATTTTCCtgcaaaaagattaaaaaaaaaatgctatcAAGAATCTATAATGTACTTATcttaaaaaagaaagaatttagcaTGTATCTCTGAGTTTTAATTGACATGGGCTCTAGGTCTAGGGTTTTATTGAGGAGAAATGAAATCCAATTCATACCTTTCACCAGAATTTGATGTTCgcttctatttttcttctaattggaagaaaaaaaaggCTTATTTATCTTTCTTCATGCGAATCTATCACTAGATCATGCAGTAGCCACTTCGAGAGCCATATAGATGAATGACAAGTGTGAAGTACTTCGAGATCTGTGTGTGATGCAATCCAATATTGGTCAACAGAGTGTAATGTGTGTGGTGCAATCCAAGTGTGAAGTGCTTTATTTTTGTTGTATATATAGTTATTAGATGTACTTTTTCTGGGCTTGCAAGCTTTGATCTTTCTACATATTCTGAGATAAAAATGGATGGAAGTCTTCAAGAAGATGATGTCACCATGTGAATAGAAGATGCTAGAGAAGATCAACCAAAGTGTGGCTCCAAGCTGCGTCCACCAGGGGCCGTGAAACTCGGGATTTTTCTCATGTTCAAGATACCAGATTATGATCCCTGTGTAGATTAATATGGTGAAGGTCAGGACCCATACTGCCTTGGAGAATGGCTTGGCCAGCATCAATGTTTTGTGATATGGGTTCACACGAATCAACATGGATAAACCGGACCCTAGAAATGGCTCAGTGAACGTGACGTACGCTGAACGCTCAGCTAGTATAGTGACGTCTCCCACCACAGCATCAAGTTCCTGTGAAAAACGGACATGTGTTTGTATCACAAGACTTTTTTGGTAAGTTGTATTACAAGACTTTAATCTAATGATCTTAGACGTGCGGGGAGATCGAACAGAAAAATAAACGATTGCTTTATATCATGCACGCTCAAGCAGAATCGAAAAGGTTAGTTCGTGCGCTACCACTGAGAAACTAAACAAATAGTtctttttcgggtacaagtaaaagCTAGCAGACTGATCCAAACAAAGATCTGAAATAAACAAATACTTTGCAGAGGGATATTGTGCGATAAGAAAGGAATTCCTCGACTCCACCTTCTTTGCCCACCTTTACATTGAAAAAGTTATCCGGGAGATTAAGGAGAGAGAGTGAGAAGAGGAATATTACCCTCCCTGCATATCCCTCAGAATCCCTGCAGAAGAAACTGCTAGATGGATAGGTAGCATGGAGCTTCAAGAAGATTCTTTGTCAGCAGGCATTTAGGAAACGTGCATATAATCACTGAGATAATAAACATTTAGTCTACACAAttcccaaaaaaataaagaaagaaactgTTATGGTTAGAAGAACCATATCTTATGTGCAGGCTAAGGTGAAGGAAATCATGAGGTCAAATGTCAAATGATTTAAAAAGCTTAATCTTGCCAAAAGTTTGGGAAGTCCGAAATAGAATTTCACCTTCAAGGTGACTAGGGATATGAGCTCATCGTAGGTTCCATCAAAGGGGATGAACTCGTATTCCAGGTCGTACTTCAAGCGCTGAGGGTCTCTTTGAAAACATCGATGCAGAATCCCTTCACTGCCCTCACCTTCCCTGTTTCGTCGTGCTCTACCTTCACGAACTGGTCGAAGGACGTCCGGGCCGGAACCCCAACCCTCAAACGACCCCACCCTCCCGGGACTCTCCATGGGCCTCCAGGCCAGTAGACCGGACCCAGGACATCCACAACAGGCCTACCAAGGCCCATCTCTCCCTCCCCGCTAAAGAATCCCGATCCCTTGACCCAGAAACCAAGTTCTTTGTAGCCCTTCCCCACAATATTGACCACCTCAAAAGCCGGGAAGCCCTTCCCCTCTGCCAGACTTCCATCTCTTCTGAAACTAATCGGCCCGCTCAGCCCAATAAATTTACACGAGAGAATCCCTTCTAACAGCGTCTTGCGCTGCTTCACGGCCTCAGATGCCCCACATGCGATTACATGCAGCGCATCATAAGCTCGCAGCGCAGAGACTCCCGGGTCCGCGTACTTGTCCCCTTCCTTTCCGTAACTGATTTCGTATCTCTGCCGGAATTTGGTGTGGAAGTCGCGGTAGGAGTCTGTGGTCTTGTTGACATAGATCTTGATACCTACGACGCCCTGCATGTAAGAAGAGAGGAAAGACGGCGTGAGGACCGAGTCAAAGAGGGTGGTGATATCATCGTTGGTGATCCACACGTGGCCCTGCGCCGTCATGCCCAATTCTTCGCCTCCGGGAACAGATGGACCGTCAATAACGACGATGCATGGACGATGATGTACACCTTGGGCAGCTGTCTCCGCGCCCTATCCAACTCTTGACGCACTGCGGCCTTTGGGTCGGGGAGCGAGTCCATTGGTGGGAAGGCGACGCTGTAGGCTATCTCGGATCCGACGTCTTGTAGGTAGTTGGAAAAAAGAGCGATGGTTGCGGAGATGCCACCGTATGCGTCGTCTTCGTAGAGCACAATAACCCTCCTCCAGTTGTAGGATTTCACGAGGTCCGCGAGGCACTGGACTTGACCCGAATCCGGGTATGACAGGCGGACCAAGAAGGGTCTGCGTGCCAAGGCCAGTGGAGGGTTCGCGGCGAGCGAAAGCACCGGAATTTTGGCCTGACTGCCGAGCACTGCCACCGTGTCCACCTCCGGCCATGGAACTGTGCTGACAATTACTTCTGCTCCCCAGTTGATGAGATTTTTAGCTGCATTCAAACGCATTTGAATAGTATTAGCAACTTTGGACgaaattttcttctttctttctttttttttttttttttttttttcaataatacgGGAGGATCAACCACCCTATATTTATGTAAAGAAAAGGTTTGTTCATGGGGGTGAAAAAGGATATGTACATGAGAAAAAAAGAATGGAAAAAGTAGAACACGGTTCTGATAAAATTGTCTTCTCTCATGTTATCATTTGTCTAAATTACCGTCTGAAATTGATCGGAGGTGATTGCTGCTGCTGCCGGAATCGCTGACATGTAGTAGCCGCGTAGAAGTAGAGTTGAATTGTTGGGCTGCGATCTCAAAGGCGATCTTTTGCTCTCTTCCGATGCGAGAGTTGGTGTTAACGGTGGCACCGATGTGAAGGGTGAGTGCTCTACTGGAAAGGAGGAGGTAAGAGCagcatgaaaagaaaagaaagagaagacagGTAGAAGGTTTCATTGGTATTTATATAGGTTACTCCTCGGCTAATAGAGTGGGGAAGAGGAGATATTTATGTTGGTGGCTCTGTAAGCAGTAATTATCTGTCCTCCAGCGTCTGTCTGAAGGGCAAGCATTAGGCGAAAGCAGGCTTTATGATACAAACGGTGGAGTAATGTAAAATTCTCATTCCTACTTACATGAACTAATTCTATATGAGCAACTTAAAGGAGACAGAGACCGAGGAAAGAGCCACGAAATGGGGCAATTGTAGTCCACGAAAGTATCCGGTCTGTGTTTAGTTGCAACTTGCAAGTGATCgagcctgttttttttttttcttgtacataAAGTGAAGCGGTTCAAAAGCTACCTGGAAAAGAAGCTCCCATTTTCGGAGCTACTATTTCGAAGAACTTTACTGCACCTACCTGAACATATATTCTATAACTTGAACTTGCGAGTCACTGGGTGGGCCTGCGTGTAAAGAGAAAGGGGCTTTGTCACAGAGCACTTGTCTGTATGTTTGAGAGGGACCGATCGGTTTAAAAAAACGGAACAAGGAGGACCgggtattaaaaaaaaatggtcAA
The sequence above is a segment of the Elaeis guineensis isolate ETL-2024a chromosome 7, EG11, whole genome shotgun sequence genome. Coding sequences within it:
- the LOC140850908 gene encoding glutamate receptor 3.6-like isoform X1 — translated: MKPSTCLLFLFFSCCSYLLLSSRALTLHIGATVNTNSRIGREQKIAFEIAAQQFNSTSTRLLHVSDSGSSSNHLRSISDAKNLINWGAEVIVSTVPWPEVDTVAVLGSQAKIPVLSLAANPPLALARRPFLVRLSYPDSGQVQCLADLVKSYNWRRVIVLYEDDAYGGISATIALFSNYLQDVGSEIAYSVAFPPMDSLPDPKAAVRQELDRARRQLPKVYIIVHASSLLTVHLFPEAKNWA
- the LOC140850908 gene encoding glutamate receptor 2.1-like isoform X2, which gives rise to MTAQGHVWITNDDITTLFDSVLTPSFLSSYMQGVVGIKIYVNKTTDSYRDFHTKFRQRYEISYGKEGDKYADPGVSALRAYDALHVIACGASEAVKQRKTLLEGILSCKFIGLSGPISFRRDGSLAEGKGFPAFEVVNIVGKGYKELGFWVKGSGFFSGEGEMGLGRPVVDVLGPVYWPGGPWRVPGGWGRLRVGVPARTSFDQFVKVEHDETGKVRAVKGFCIDVFKETLSA